The following nucleotide sequence is from Chelmon rostratus isolate fCheRos1 chromosome 11, fCheRos1.pri, whole genome shotgun sequence.
TCTCTCTTTCTGCAGATGAGGTCTTTGGCCTATAGAGTTTCTCTTGGGCTCTGCTCGCCAGTTTGGACACATCCCCTGTACTCAGCTTCAGGCCAATCGTACGGAGTAGACTCTGGATCTTACCGTAGGGTTCTGTCTGGCTGTTTGGTTCCTCGCTTGTTCTCTCTGCTGACGACCGTTTAGGGCTTCGCTGGTTCTTTTCCAATTCTGGTGCTAGACTGCTGCTGGTTGGCTCATGAGCCAATCCCACAATCCGAGAGAAACCCTTGCCATCTTGAAGTGCCCGCTCATGAGGCAGAAGATCATCATTCACATAAATCGGTTCCGATTTCTTTTCTGTGTCCACCTTTTTATTAAGCATGTCAAGGAAGCGATCTAGGGGTGGTTTCTCAGCTGCAGGTGATTGCCGTGGTGTTGTGTTCATCAGTTTGGGAGATGGGCTTCTTGGAGGCGGTTCTGTTGGAGAAGGAGGTCTGAAAGTGGGTTGTGAAGATGAAGTGGCAACAGCCTGCCTCATGGGAGGCTGGGTGGAGGCACCAGAAACTTGCCCGGTATGAGAAGAAGGTGAGGAACCGTGGGGTTCTGGAGACGCGATCCGTTCGACAGGGCGATACGGATCATCGTATGGTCGGTCCGCATATGCTGGATCATAGTAGCGATCCTCGTAAGGTTCATCATAAACATCGTAGCGATCAGTGTAACGTTGGCTGGCAGATGGAGGGCCACCATAGACACGGGTTTCATAAGTGCCATCACCGTAGTGACGGTCACCATAAGGGCCATCACCATAAGGACGGAGAGCATATGGATCACCGTAGTGGTCGGCGTACCGCCGATCTTGGTAAGGACTGTATGGCCGCTCATAATAACAATCGTCATAGGGTTGAGGAGGACGATGGCGGTACTCGGGTCCCTCCGGTCGTTTCTTCAAGATGGACCGGACCGGTTTGTACTCAGGCAGTGGGACGGCGATCCTGCCATGGTCGTAGTCTATGCAGGTCCTCTGTCCAGGGTCTATGTCCACCAGCGTCTTTTTGTAAGCAATCATCTcgttcagctcctccagctcccgcTTCTTCCTTGCCAGCTCGTCGTCCACGACTCCGACACGTCTGTGAGGAGGGCTCaactccctcctccttctcttgtAACTTTCTTCGTGCTCTCTGCTGATTTTGCTCCTCTTCTTGCCTGCCCTGTCCTTGCTTCTCTCCCTGCTTCTGCTACGGCTCCTGCCGGAGCTCTTGCTTCGGCTGCGACTCCTGCTGCGACTCTTAGCGGAGCCACTGGGGCGCTTGCTTGACCTCTCTCTGCTTCGGCTTCGCCTGTACCTGCTGCTTTTACGGTCACGCTCGACGCTGGTGCTGCGTCTCCTTTTGATGACACGTCCAAACTGGTCTCTGGGTGGACTCCTGCTTCTACTTCTACTCGTACTCCTGGCCCGACTCCTACTTCGACTCCTGCTCCTACTTCTGCTGCGCCCATATCTACGCCGAGTGGCACTGTAATCCCTTCTGCTGATACTGGTCTCGTTGTCCGGCTTTCTGAGATTTTTCACCACCGCCTTCAGCTTGTCTGTCTCTGGTTTATCTTTCCTGAAACGTCAGAAGTAAGTCATGTCACAGACACGTTTAGCTTATTTGAGTTATGTAACAACAGTTATGTTGTATAGCATCAATGTGAAGTAGGTCATTTGCTCAGAGCCAACAGGTTACATGTTATCTAGTGATCTACAGGCCTGTCAACAAATATTCCAAATTCAAATACATAATCAAACTGTAACAAAAATCTTGACAttcaattgtgaaaatgaatatttgacTGCACCGCcgcagctgctgcactgcatgatggacaggagtcacaaaaccacGGTTTCCGTTGTCGTCCAGTAATTAATAATAAACTACTTGTAGTTTTTGTTCCCGGGAAAATCTGTCGAGGTCCCACATATTTAAATCATAATGTCTGGTGAAAGCAATTCccgagttagatgtgaaaatattgcgGCTCTACGTGCTGCGTGTTTTTCctcgctgcttctctgatgtctgacgtcctctctctcgctcctctaCCCATTCTGTGAATTAACCCCGAAATTTCACCGGGCGCGTCCCGTCTCCCTTTCAGAAGCGTCCCAGAATTTTGCACGACTCGAAGCAAACGAGTCCGTCCACTGCGGCACACCAGGCTCAGGAAAATCAGATCAAAAACTCAAACCAGCCAGTGctgataaaatatatataaaatatataatcaaGAGTCAAGACTACTGAGTCGCCTATTTCTCACCTAAAATGTTTCCACAAACGTATTTTAGTGTACCGTTTAGCTGTAACATAAGAAGGTTTGTGACCTGGCCAACATGTTGAAAACGGATGAGCTAAAACCAAACGCCACCCAACCCGCAGGACGTCACCCACCAGACCCGTCACTGGTCCGCTGCGTTCAGATGCATCCTCACCGGATTCTGCGTGTCTGTACCACCAGACCATCCCGATCTTTACATGCCGTTATTTTCTGCACACTTGATTGTGTGCAAACGAAGCATAAATAAATAGATTCATAACTCACTCAGTGTCTTCTGAAGCTTTCGTCAGCTTGATGGTCATCTACCAAATGAGACAAACACATATTAGAAAGGGAAAAGTAATCATCTCAGTCGACATCTTCTAACAAACACGCTTTATCATTAGTTCACCGCGCACAGAACGAGTGACAGAAACTGATAAAGTACTTCATAGGAACACTACAAAAGCAATACACAGCTTTGCAATAGACCTGAAAATCTTCCTGTATTACAGGCACAAATATAGTACAAATATGTGGACATACAGCACTGTAGGGTTTCtctatttttatcattttatacTTTGTTGATTAATGGCGAAGACATCAAAGTAGCACCgtgcagaaaataatcagaattcaAAAAAATGACTGAACCAAACTTTTGACCGGTACTgtaaacagcaaaatgcaaaagaaacatTCTGTGGTTTTTATACTGTTAAAAGCAGCAGGACAAAGTTCATTCAGCTCCGTCTTTGCCGAATGTGAATCCTGTAATTTTACACATCTGTTGAGTCCCGACAGACcggaaaaatgaataaacagcaaaaacagccAGCTCTTCATTTCGTCCCGCATCGCAACGGTATAAATACGAATCCACTTCTCCTTACCTTTCCTTTGTTTGCCCCCACGCCGGCCAACTTCCGAACGGGGAGGAAAACGCTCTCGGTGAAACGCTTTATTCTGATGGCCTGGTTCCCCCCCTCCGCAGTTTCATGCTTGGAGGAAATATGATAAACATGTTTCAAGTCTGAAATGTTGCAGATAAAATACATTATTCTAACAGGACACTCGGTTCCCATAAGAACTATTTTAGCGTTGAGACTGTGACGTCCTACGTTCTCTGGAAAACTTAACCTGACATTGGAGAACTCACTAAATATCCAAATGGAGAActtgtttgctgctgttcagAACTGTTGACTGGTCACTttcaaaaaacaactttttcctAATTGGGTATCAGAATGGAAAATAAGAGACGTTAAGGGGTGAAAGTAGCCCCCCCACCAGCTCAATGTGGCTGAATTCGTGAAGTGTTGGGTGAATTTGATCAACCTACCAGCCACAGCGGAGGCTAAACAAAGGGGGTGTTAAACAAAAGATTAAATCGTTCTGGAAACTCAATCTGCAGGCGCATAGTCGGACTGTCCACCGGGAGCACCGGGACAAAACATGTAtgagctgctttgttttcaagaCAAACATGACACCAAAGTTAGTTACACACAAAAGTACGAGTGAAAAATGGTGGCTGCTAAAATATATGAGCGGCTGGTAGAAATTAAATTTCAGACATcagaaaaaactgttttatttcttcatgaGAACAAATACTCAAACTAACTGCAACACTTTTAAAGACTGAAGTTAGGAAGTAAAACACTATGTTGAACCATGTTCTTCTCAAAGCCCTGAACTTGGATAACATCACTTTACACATTAGCAAGACTTTCACACAGACTTCTCTCAGCTAAAAGACGCCTCTTCCCCAAGAAGCAccctccagggctgaaaaatgaagccaacatgGAGGTGCAAAAAACTTGCCAGCTTCTGCGCCCGGCTCCTGACCCcaatattaaaatgtccaactCGACAAGAGAAATAACCATGTTTACAGCCTGCTAcacaaaacagttttggtctctgtagCCAATTTCcttgttcatgacaactgtgcTGAGGTGAATTTATAGATAACTCACTAATTCAAATTAAATCGAGGCGTAAATTTACGCTGAATTATGAGCAAGGCTGctctgagtgacagctagctacTAGGTTTCAGCGACCAGGCTTCACTCGGTGGCCTCGGCTCCACCAACGCtgcacctctttgcccatttttggatttgccgggagtttggtggagtcagatGGAGACGGCTGCCGTCACTGTCCCTGAGCTCCACAGTGACTCTTCAGAAACCCGAGGGTGACGCCGtggattttatttcctttggCTAAATATGAGAAACTTCATGCAGAACTATGAATGTTGAGATGAAAACGGTGGAGTACAACAAAATCCTCAAATTAGAGGTTGGTTCTGACTCACCTGTGGCCACAAGCTCTGGGTAGTTCTGCTTATGAATATGATGTAATCTGACTTTCTGCAACATCTCTTTTTAATCCTAGACCTCCTGTAAAAGTCCCCCCCCCATCAGAAGTCCAATTAAAAGGGACAAAGAGGATAAAACGGATGAGGAGGACTCACTGGGACGACGCTGAACTCGACCTTCTCATTCAGCTCCAGTTTCTTCTTCTCAATCACCTCTGACATGTGGAAGTACAGCTGAGGGTTCTGAGCGCACTTGATGAGCCCCGAGTCGTCCGAGAACTCGATCACAATTCCCTGGTTAGAAAACCACAAACTCACAGTTAAAATACACGACGGGGTTTGGCTGGTTTTCAGATTCACATCCTGCGCCGTGCTGGTGCTTACCGACCGCCCGGTAACGTGAGGAGACGGTCGTTTAAAAGTCTTACGTGTCGGCGTTGTTCGATGGACTCTTCAAAGGAGTCGGGGAGGATTTCCACGTAGGTCGCTCGTTCCTCTTTGGTCTCCTGGTGGGTGGCCATGTTGAAACGCACCTTGGCACATTGAACACGGATCAGGATAGAAGTATCAACATCAAGAACTGCAGAGACGAGCTGCTGGTCATTTCTGTACAGTGAAGGCTGCTGTACACAAGCAACAAAGCTGCactttaaatacaaacatactaaaaaaaatcttacaacTATCCTTTGTTTAGTGACAGCTGATGAGTGTCTGATCAGTAAAACTAATTAAATCCTGTACTGACACAGTTTATGAGTAAGGTTTCCCTGTTTACGCCGCACTCATCTGAAATGAGTTTCTGTAATAATGTCACACATCTGGCAGATGTTTGCCTCTATTGTCTGTACATTCTGAGGAAACGGCACAGACTTCATATATAAAGACCAGAGTAGATGAACTCCCAGTAGCTGTCATATTAAGTGCGTGCCAACCAGGCGTAACGTATACTTTCGTTATACAGAATATACTCATGCTGTTCTCAACACACGTTGTTCTGGATTGCTCATCTGAAGCCATAATGTCCGGTTTCAGTGACTGCGGGTGCTTGTGTGTTCGTGTCTCAGCCCGACTGTTTTTTGAAGTAACATACAAGCGGCACAAGATGTCAGTAGCGACATGGGAACCTTGCAAATCAATGAGTTTTCCACAACACGTTCCTTacatgtttcacaataaaagccttgttAAGAAGTGATGGGTTTCTGCCCACTGGAATGCTAGAAGCAATGCTATTAATTTGAAATGGTTACAGGGAGACTTGAGTTTGTATGAAGAGTGTGATGCAGCAACTTTAACGAAGCAAATAGGAGCGGTTCAAAACGAGGCTTCATCCTAAAACGTGACCAATTACACTGATCAAAGAGAAggaattagaaataaaggcctgcCTCTAATACAAGCCTGCTCCAAATACAGGCCTCCTGCCTTTTGCAGTTGAGGTAAATAAAGCACCCCGTCACTACTGAAGGATTTAATTTGCTGGTTTTCAGAGAGTTTATTTCTAAATGCTGGAAATGTCTGTATATAAGATATCATGACATTgaagctggggggggggggggtaaacacacacacacacacacacacacacacacacacacacacacacacacacacacacccctgggGAAACCAGTCCATACTATCTGTCCTGTTTTTTAATCTGGTCTGTtttgtgtgctgctgtaacacctgATGCCCCCCAGTGGGGAATCAGCAGTCTCGTGACACCACGCGATCCTCTCACCTTGTCTCCATCCAACATGGTGGCGGTGGTCAGCAGGTCGTTGGGACCGAAGGGAAGCTGTTTCTGTTGACCGTCGATGGTCATGACCAGTCGACCCATCTCTGGGTCTGGTTTGGCTCCAccccctgctgcagctccacctctaGCTCCAGCCTGCTGgtttttcttcacctcctcatcctcctttttcatgtctgtctttccctcctctcctccctctccttcaggTTTTGCTTCTGCCTCTTCCTTCTCATCTTCATCCATTTTCTCCACCTTAATTTTGACctgcaagaagaaaaatacattcaGTTTATGAGCACGTCATGTCGTCAGGTGGGACTGACGGTGTGGGGCAGGTGGTCAAGCCGACCTGTAATTCATTGCACAGACAGTGACTGGGCGATAAGGGGCACCTGCTGGCACACCGCGTGCAGCGTGTTGAACGCACTCTTTTTTCCTACCTGTCCGACGAGAGTTCGTCCACCCTcggcacctcctcctcctcgctcctcctCCGGCTCCTTCTTGATCTTCCTCGTGTGTTTGGAAATGGCTTTGAGGACGGTGCCTTCAAATCGCTCCTTGCTGATGTCGTCCAGCGTCTCGGGGTCTCTCGTTTTGAAGCCGAGTGGCGTCCACTGCAGGACGACAGGAGGACAGAAGACGGCGAGCGGTCACAAACACTTCAGCAAAGCTtggaaatggacaaaaaaaggaaactccCAGTCTGCTTAAAGTGAGTTTTGATATTCCAGGGAAGACAAACTTGACATTAGCTTTAAAAGTGAACGAGGACAAATGTGAACACTGCCGACGAGTCTGGGCTGGTCTACAGCGAGAACACTTAGGACAGACTGGAGGTCAACCGAACGGTTCTGTAGCTACTTCAGTGTTAATCGCATGtctaattatcattattaattgTACAGGTTAGTGGTAATAggaaagtttgtgtttgtaaacATGAACCAAACTCAACCTGAAACTTCACCGTCAGCTAAACctcaaactgaagctgaaactaAAGCTGAAACTAAAGCTGAAACTGTAATCAAGTTCAATGAAAACTCTGACTAAACTCAATGAAGCCTTAAACTGACCTGAGCTCTACCACTAAACTGAACCCACTTCAGTTTCAAATGTAACTACGTGAGCTGACCTCATGCTAAACAGTAAGCTAAGCTCAGCCTAATTAAACTTAGCACTCTTAAACTGAAACAATGAAACTACACTAAACCTCAGACTAAACCCTAACTCAGCACAAGTCTCATCTCGATCGCCTGTTTCTCACCTTATATTTGGCCGCTGCCAGCGCCGctgccacctcctccttcttcttcctctctgcctctctcttgcactcttccccctccctcctcttcctctcctcttcctcctcccgtttcctcctctcctcctcctcccgtttcctcctcttgtcctcctcctcccgtctTTTCTGCTCCTCCAGGATTTTGTCTTCGACCCTCTTTGTCCTCATTAGCCTGATGGCTCTCTTTGTGGATTTCACCTGCGGACACAAAGCGATGGCGTCAGGATGCGGGACCggctcacttcctgtcctctgctgtccGGCAGGGTGGCTTCAGTCTCCGTCACTCACCATGGCCACTGTAAACTCCACCTCCTTGTGGACGTCTGTGTAGTCGAACTCCGCGTCGCTGAAGTTCTCGCAGATGTCAAAAGGAAGCTCGCCGTGCTCCTCGGAGCTGACGACTCCTTCCTCAGCTCCCAGACAACTGATGACCCCCtgaaagacagaagcagagaaaaccTACAAGATGAAGCGTTCATGAGAACAGCTGGAGAAGACAGCCTCCGTCCAAAGCCAACGCTAACGCTTCTCGTCAGACGGTCCATCTAACCGCTACGCGGAGCTGCGtctgttgtgtgtctctttgaACCTGTGGCTCCCGCTCCCCTGTAGGAGGGCCGGGGCCCCCGGGGGCCCCGCGGGTCACTGCTCTGTAGTGTTGTAGCTGTTAGTTGCGGTGTTGAAGGCTTCTGACCGCATCCTGTGTGATCCGTTCCTATAGGAGCCAAAGCATCCTAAATGTGATTTGGACTATGGaacaggcttttatttcttttcctcagGGAGCAGTTTTCTTACTAATGTCAGGGCCGGCAATACGCTGATTTGTTTACGTTACTCGTACTGAAGTACGCTCGTTACTAGCAAGGAAAAACTCTGCTGCACTCCGATGTAAAGATGACAGATGAACGTTTTTATTCTTCCACAGGCGTAATCTCTTTACAGGAGTAAATGATATTTCTTTAACTAAACCATAAACTTGGCTATTTGCCACGAAATAATACTTCAGTTACGATAAGAAAACTGTATGCTCTTAGTCCAAATTCACCGCCGTCTCTCCCTCACCGCTCACCGCCTTCCGTCACAGACAGCCCTTAAAGGGCCAGTACcttacaaaatgaacatgagCTCTAACTAAAATAAAAGAGTTAGCTAGGCTCATCTACCTAAATAAAACATGCTTAGTACAAATATATCCAAAGTTATCAATCTAAACATTAATTAGAGACTGAGAAAGTACAACAATGTGAAATACCATTAAACTGAATTTCAATGTGCAAAGTAGGACATGGCAGTAGGCAACTAACTtatagaaatgaaataaaagcctATTCCATAGTCCAAATCACATCTAGGATGCTTTGGCTCCTATGGTTCCGACTGAACATGTTCTCGTCATGTGCCCTCTCATTAAATTTCCTTCAATCAAAACTCCAGTCATGAGCTCAGCACAGCACTTCCTCTACACGTTGACTGACTCCAGTCAAACACGGCACAGATCTGCAAGACCTGCTGCTCCTGAACAATCTGGGTTTAATAACGTTTCATCTTATCTCAGATGAAGAGGACAGGTGACTGTGACGGACGGTCAGGAAACGTGTGTGTTAccagctctctcttctctttggtGTAGCTGAAGGTGAAGGGCACTTTGGGTTTGATGTTGGccgctctcctcttcctggtCACCGTGTCGATCAGCAGGTTGATCAATACGTGGTCGTTCTTCAGCAGCGTGACCCCGCAGTCCCGGTGGTCGAAGGTCACGTTGGTCCTGATGGGGCCGATGTTGGCGTGGATCTGACCTGGGTAACCCTGCGTGGTGGGGTAAAAGACGGCGCTGTCAGAACACGGGCGCCATGTTTGACGCAACAAACGCTTTCTTTACATCCTGAATAGAGAAAGAAGAATAACGAAGCTAAGCAAACACCCAGATCACTCGGTCTCGACTGCTGACACCTAAAATAGTGGCTCTTGTGATCTGGACGGTAATTTCCATCAGCGCGACTCGTTCTCGCCCCGACAGCTCGGCCTCAAATGGCTCTTTGCGTTTATATTCGCCGAGAAGGCGTGACAGAGGGCCTGCGTTTGGTGTCTGCGTATCGTCCCACATTTATCAACACTCCTGACTCCTGCTAACGTTTGGACAACTCTCTGACAGCTcgactgtcctgctgttaaaATTTGCCTCCAGACTTTTATAAAAAACCAACAGCATGAGGCGTTTACTCTCTGGTAGGGACGGCTGCTGTTGGGACCACCGGTCTTCTGCCGGTCGTTAACAAAAAGGAACCATTGagagcagaacaaacagaaatgcgGAGGGATTCGCTGCTGTGCCGGTCGGTCTCGGCCTCACAGTCTACAAGCAACAGTTACAGGAAGCCTTCATCGTTTCATGACAGCCGCTTTGTTAAAGTGAAGTCGGTTTTCGCTCTCGTGCGGAGTCTCCCTCACCGAGTGCTCGATGATCGGTTGGCTGACGATGCCCTCGTACAGCTCCGCGTCCAGCATCATGTTGGGCGGCCGCTCCGGCTTCACGTTGGCCTTCCTTCTGAGCAACTTGGAAGAGTCTTGGTTGCCGCCGCCCTCCGTGCTGTGGCTCTCGCCCTCCTCGGTGGTGGCTGCGGTGGCGGCGCAGAGTGTCAGCAGGAGGGGCTCCTTCACCCGCCGGATCCTGATTGCCCGCTTCCCCGCTCTgagctgaggaaaaacaaaacacaaaaagttttAGAATCACCTCCGTcccaggaacaggaagtgaacagccTGGGAAGTCTTTACTTCAGCCTGAGCTAAAGGCTAGAAGGTAAAAATAAGCCCCGCCCCTGAGCGCCGGCGGTAGGCGGAGTCCTCACCGTGATGACGGTGAACTCCACCTCCTCGTTGACGTCCTCGGCAGTGAACTCGACGTCGCTGAAGTTCTCTTTGGCGTCGAAGGGAAGCTCGCCGTGTTCGTCCGACTTGATGACGCCTTCGCCGTCTTTCAGACTGATGATGACTCCCTGCGGTGAGAGAATGAGAGCACAGACGCTCAAAGGCTGCAGACGATCCACgctgaaaacacaaaggttGTACTGAAGGAACATCGCTGTCATGACGACAAAGTCTGACGGACGTTTTTTAGAGGAGCTTTTCGTGAATTCGGTTTGACGCGTCAGAGTCTAAAACGTTTAACCGAATCAGGACGCTGTCGGGGAGGACGGTCATCGTGCGCTCACCGTTACGTTTCGGCCGCTCTTAAACCGGCGAGAGGAGTCAGTCGCCTTGTCGGCGCTGAAACGCTCTCTggttctctttctctttgtgggGTGTCAGTGTTTCAAGGTGAACAGAGAGCagctctcacctcctccctgGACTCCTTGGTGTGACTGAAGGTCGAAGGGATCTTGGGTTTGATGTTGGTggctctcctcttctctgtgacGATGTCGGTCAGCAGGTTGATGAGCACCTGGTCGTTCTTCAGCAGCGTCACCGCGCTGTCCTTCCTGTCGAACGTCAGGTTGGTCCTCAGCGGCCCGATGTTCACGTGAACCTGACCGGGGTACTGACGTTCGCCGGGCTGCGGGACGACAAAAACGAAGGGCTCAACGTCAGGAAACAGGCGGGACCGCGACGGTCGACGGGTTAAACGCTAAACTGACCTGAGGCTGAACGATGGGCTGACTGACCACCGCCTCGTAGATCTCCGTGTCCACGTTCTCCGTTCCACCAGGAGCCACTTTCACGTCTGTCGCTATCAGACTGTTCTGCTTAGAAACACAAACGAGGgtcacattaaaaccacatttaaaaaagaggCTGAGTCAGTAAAACTGAGTTTCATGAAGAGCGTCAAAAAGGACTGAAACCTGAAGAGAAAACCGGTCTGATCCAACAGTAACCAGGAAAGAATCACAGTGACTTGTATGCAAAGGGATCAACAGATCATAACGAGGGTTTTAGACTTGGATAAACTCGACAGTAAAACAACgtaatgacacaaacacatcaaagatTCATTATCTGCAtccaaatttacatttaaaagcatACGTGCAACACGAGGATGGAAAAGCTGAGACAAGATGGGAAGAGTGTTTTGAATTAATTAGCAACACAGCGTCACATGTTCGATGATGTCGTGAAGCAGCGTGGgctcatgggagttgttgtcttctttGCTTAACATCCGACACCGCAGATGAAAACCTATCTGATGTGACTCGGGCAGAAACGCTCACAGATGAGGCGGTGAATCACACTCTGGGACG
It contains:
- the LOC121613501 gene encoding uncharacterized protein LOC121613501 isoform X4 codes for the protein MGRGVGPTRNRPPTGPPGNDGLLYDMGPPGWGPPPPGGWGPPPPEGWGPPPPGGWDPRGLPPPEEWGPPPHAGWGPPHPEGWGPRGPPSPDWGPRGPPPPGWGPHPDDWLLPPEDWRPPHPDDWRRPHPDDWRLHPEDWRPHPEDWRPRPEDWRPRPEDWGPPRFGPEGPPEPWGPEPVPPGPVPPGPVPPPPVGMPPLDSAAYGPVPIPPVPPPSCAPPLGFPAYPPPGWTGEPVVEEAMPNPPPDQPEWIKALISAPATESTPEATKKATGEPAVATAADPDTAPKPKPQPKPDSVKAAKALGLLGKRTFDKPPPGRSMGIISFIGPTFGYIEREDLEKFTFRFDAFFGNPKAMAPGVRVHFTACKEKQNSLIATDVKVAPGGTENVDTEIYEAVVSQPIVQPQPGERQYPGQVHVNIGPLRTNLTFDRKDSAVTLLKNDQVLINLLTDIVTEKRRATNIKPKIPSTFSHTKESREEGVIISLKDGEGVIKSDEHGELPFDAKENFSDVEFTAEDVNEEVEFTVITLRAGKRAIRIRRVKEPLLLTLCAATAATTEEGESHSTEGGGNQDSSKLLRRKANVKPERPPNMMLDAELYEGIVSQPIIEHSGYPGQIHANIGPIRTNVTFDHRDCGVTLLKNDHVLINLLIDTVTRKRRAANIKPKVPFTFSYTKEKRELGVISCLGAEEGVVSSEEHGELPFDICENFSDAEFDYTDVHKEVEFTVAMVKSTKRAIRLMRTKRVEDKILEEQKRREEEDKRRKREEEERRKREEEEERKRREGEECKREAERKKKEEVAAALAAAKYKWTPLGFKTRDPETLDDISKERFEGTVLKAISKHTRKIKKEPEEERGGGGAEGGRTLVGQVKIKVEKMDEDEKEEAEAKPEGEGGEEGKTDMKKEDEEVKKNQQAGARGGAAAGGGAKPDPEMGRLVMTIDGQQKQLPFGPNDLLTTATMLDGDKVRFNMATHQETKEERATYVEILPDSFEESIEQRRHGIVIEFSDDSGLIKCAQNPQLYFHMSEVIEKKKLELNEKVEFSVVPHETAEGGNQAIRIKRFTESVFLPVRKLAGVGANKGKMTIKLTKASEDTEKDKPETDKLKAVVKNLRKPDNETSISRRDYSATRRRYGRSRSRSRSRSRSRARSTSRSRSRSPPRDQFGRVIKRRRSTSVERDRKSSRYRRSRSRERSSKRPSGSAKSRSRSRSRSKSSGRSRSRSRERSKDRAGKKRSKISREHEESYKRRRRELSPPHRRVGVVDDELARKKRELEELNEMIAYKKTLVDIDPGQRTCIDYDHGRIAVPLPEYKPVRSILKKRPEGPEYRHRPPQPYDDCYYERPYSPYQDRRYADHYGDPYALRPYGDGPYGDRHYGDGTYETRVYGGPPSASQRYTDRYDVYDEPYEDRYYDPAYADRPYDDPYRPVERIASPEPHGSSPSSHTGQVSGASTQPPMRQAVATSSSQPTFRPPSPTEPPPRSPSPKLMNTTPRQSPAAEKPPLDRFLDMLNKKVDTEKKSEPIYVNDDLLPHERALQDGKGFSRIVGLAHEPTSSSLAPELEKNQRSPKRSSAERTSEEPNSQTEPYGKIQSLLRTIGLKLSTGDVSKLASRAQEKLYRPKTSSAERETLSSPREEPKTSRTGSIESDHIHPPSPARSSSLEPLSRHKAVSEYDGFLDQQELEVLKKAQQLQSVAKTMGSTPTTSLPVKPPSGPLPAPYQHVPQAINWPLGVTTQIPPAQSSTTPCRGTPSPPADGQSPQRFGPTAGPPPGLPPRHPGQPPPGPPPGPPPRRPPGQPPFTPPSGHAVFPIIGQLPAAPPLNSHSPLQTFTTATVTSTPETSSPPSYEQSAISTTVARCLKVIETVKSLTVQPPARPVKTVQFSLPTVFPSVSSPQTSAETEDDIKTKQKEKLDLYNQRILEKREQQYKEMQAHKKGERNRDGTLISPGSGRGGAQDAED